ATGTGTATTCCTCAGTTAATACTCAGTCTAGGTGCCAAAGGGAAACCACACGCTTCCATTTATCTATATGATTTGGCAACTTTAATTTGTAAGGGGTCCAACAGGTGTTTAATTTCATAGGCTGATATAGTCAATATCACTAGGTCCATATTTTTTAGATTTCAATAACTATATAATTCTGATTTCTCTTTGTTAGACTGTACTGATCTGATCATGGAGGAATAATCTAATATGCCTTAGATTATGTTGGAACTCCCCAGAACTTTCCTCAGGGCTGCCTTTATCTCCTTATTCTGGAGGCTATAGATAAGGGGATTGAAGAGTGGGGTCACCATAGCATAGAAcaaagtttcaattttctgcatccCTGTAGAATGTCCGAGTCCTGGGCTCACATACATGACCATAAGAGGGCTATAGCACAGTGATACCACAGCCAAATGAGACCCACAGGTAGAGAAGGCCTTATGTCTCCCAGTGCTTGAAGGCATACCCAACACAGCTTTCAGGACAAGAGTATAGGATCCAATAATAAAGAGGAAGTTaccaaaaataactaatgagctTAGAGTGTAGCAAAACAGTTGGATTCTTGGGGCAGAAACACAATCCAATGCAAATAGTGGCCCTGGGTCACACACAACATGGTCAATAATGTTTGGGCCACAGAAGGGCTTCTGAGAGATGAGAACAATGGGGATCAGGAACCACAGAAATCCACAAACCCAGCACAGTATGACCAGTTTGGCATAGAGATGCCCAGTCATGATATTAGGATAGAGCAAGGGACGGCAGATAGCAAGGTACTGATCAAAGGCCATCACAGTCAAAAGCAAGCATTCTGATGTAcccaaagagaagaagaaataaaactggagaAAACATCCAGCAAAGGAgatgttttttttctctgaaaggaAGTTGACCAACATCTTGGGAACTGTAGAAGAGACATACCATATctctaaaaaggagaaatttcccAGGAACATGTACATGGGAGTGTGAAGTCGCCGGTCACACCACAGGACAAAAGCAATGGCTCCATTCCCTGTTATAGTCAGTGCATATATTGTAGTAAAGAGTGAGAAGAGGAAGATCTGAATTGTCCACTCACAAGAGAAACCTTGGAGTATAAATTCATTTACAAAAGCAAAGCTGGAATTTGGCTCAGAGACATTCATTAGGCCAGTGACATGCAAGGTCAAGGGACACATTATCAGTCAGGActcttttataaaatgtgttccggccgggcgcggtggctcacgcctgtaatcccagcactttgggaggccgaggcgggtggatcatgaggtcaggagatcgagaccatcctggctaacaaggtgaaaccccgtctctactaaaaatacaaaaaattagccgggcgcggtggcgggcgcctgtagtcccagctactcgggaggctgaggcaggagaatggcgtgaacccgggaagcggagcttgcagtgagccgagattgcgccactgcagtccgcagtccgacctgggcgacagagcgagactccgtctcaaaaaaaaaaaaaaaaaaaaaaaaaaaaaaaaaaaaaaaaaaaaaaaatgtgttccttTTTTAAGAATGAAGAGAAGATAATGAACATGaagtcatttttcaaaagaataattaGGAAGAGAATGTAGTTTACTTTTTCTCGGCTATACAGTATATGAGTTTTGGGCTTCGTAGGTAGCTGATTGAACAAAAACAAACTTCTGCCATCTTCTAAATCTCTCCTTAATATGCAATCGTGATAGAACTAGGTAAAGTTAAATTCCTTTTGTAAGgtcattattttgagacagaaatgATTGAATATAGTTTCTGGATAGCATACAACTCAAAGTTAGTACTTTGAGAAGGCACAAATGTGTTAGTTTCTTACTGCAAACCCAACTTATGGTGCAATAGACTCAGTAAAGAAAGTTTTGACCATTTACATTTCAGCTAAACATATTACTTAACATTATTTACATATGCAAAAgaaatgcacatattttaaaataaattggtagCAATCACGTTAAAGCCATTATCTCTGAatttctattgctgctgttgtTAGCTTAAGTGATTATCTAATGTTACTCACcaatattgatttttaatattaatattgtaaaGCTGCAATGTTTTCTGTAGAAAGCAAAGGCTTTAAGCTTCTGATTAATCTTTTACTTTAATTTCATAAACTGATATAGTGATTATTATATTGataaaatcaatataatattGATTTAGTCATTATGTACAAAAGTTTGCAAAGATCTAGACATTAAACTTTACTTTTGAaggtatttcataaaattttgagATTGATTTTCCttatatgctttttttaaaattgaaaatttttaccAGATGACAGAAATCAAACACTTATTTTGTTATAGGTAAACTTCCTTCTTCCtacattcttataaaaatatattagggATTTGAGTTACCTggaaaaaacttttcttttcctcagaaaTATGGAGGGATGTGAGTCCTAGATATCAAGAGGACATTTTGAGCAGAAACAcaaattttcaaaagtttttctTCCAACTTGCTCTCTACACCAGTGCTCTGGGAAGTCTTTTCGTATGACTAGTTAGAAGTTATGTTTGTGCTTCTTTTAGTAATATATGTCTCTTTAATAGGCTTCCAACCAGAATCATTAATAAACCAACATTAAGAAATTATGGAATGAAAAGGGATTGACACAGGAGTGTCATGATTCTCAGCAGTGCTCAAAAGGTGAAGCCATCATCGTTTTGACAGGAACCAAATctctaaatgatttattttataaatcatattaTGTCTTCAGCTAGACAGAGTTTTATTGTGgccccaaaattaaaaatgcactTTATGAAACTCACATTCTCCTGGGATGTAGCCTCTATAGCATTAGGAAAGTTATCTTCCAAgatgaatctttaaaaagttaatgattACATATTCTCTGAAGAATCAGTAAAGAGTAATGACAACTATTCTAAGGCATCATTATTTACAAAGAGCTTGCCCACCAGACGGATTCCAGAAAATCTTCTGGAAGACACAGTCTGAGGAGAAATAAGATACAAAATGTTACCAAAAGTTTTGACATAATGTTTAGGAACATTTCAAGTGTTACTGTGCATATATTGGAGGATATACAGCCCAGTGAGGAAAATACTGAGGTTCCAACATTGTCACACATTGAACAAAAACTTACAGaatttagaaataacttttaGAAGGATGGCACTTTTTTGCCAGAATCCTTTAGATATGAGAAGAAAGTATAAGAAGTAGCAACATTTAAGTTAATTAACAGAAATACTTCAGAGGAACATGTGATTTCCCAATTAATAGAGAGAAGTATTTACTTGTATTTATTAGTGTCtcttctatttttactttatgaCATTTAGGGGCCAACATAGTGTAACTAAACACTCATGTGTGAGTGAATGCTCATACCAAGTGCTGTGAAGTAGTTGAGGACATCAGGGATGTATGCCCTAGGACCACAGACATCTGTCTAAAAGCAAACTTCCACTTTGAGAGACTACAGaggaaaatgtttattcagaCCTTTATTATCACTTAGTCATAATACTTAGAAACTTCTAAAACATAGCTTTGATATTCTCATCTGCTCAAAAGCTGTCAATGATTTCAAGTTCCCAAGTTCTCCACAAATTGACTTCAAATGACTTTCTTGGTGTTATTTTTCCCTACTCTCTTTTGCAGATAAATTAGACAGTAGACAGCATTTCATTCTCTGAATAGCTTCAGTTTCttatgttctcttctttgtgatCATTTTCTGTATTTGGAATTCTATTTATCTCCATCTACATCTGTACAAACCCTCCTTCAAGGTCCAgttcaaaagacattttttttttcccaaaatgttttcctctcttcccctaaCCAAAGCACATTTTccattgttgcttttttttttttttttttttttttttttttgagacagaatctcgctctgtccccaggctgaatgcagtgtcatgatctcagctcactgcaacctctgcctcccaggttca
This genomic stretch from Homo sapiens chromosome 14, GRCh38.p14 Primary Assembly harbors:
- the OR11H2 gene encoding olfactory receptor 11H2 — translated: MNVSEPNSSFAFVNEFILQGFSCEWTIQIFLFSLFTTIYALTITGNGAIAFVLWCDRRLHTPMYMFLGNFSFLEIWYVSSTVPKMLVNFLSEKKNISFAGCFLQFYFFFSLGTSECLLLTVMAFDQYLAICRPLLYPNIMTGHLYAKLVILCWVCGFLWFLIPIVLISQKPFCGPNIIDHVVCDPGPLFALDCVSAPRIQLFCYTLSSLVIFGNFLFIIGSYTLVLKAVLGMPSSTGRHKAFSTCGSHLAVVSLCYSPLMVMYVSPGLGHSTGMQKIETLFYAMVTPLFNPLIYSLQNKEIKAALRKVLGSSNII